In Verrucomicrobiota bacterium, a single genomic region encodes these proteins:
- the coaD gene encoding pantetheine-phosphate adenylyltransferase: MRTAIYPGSFDPITNGHLDVIQRAAKLFDRVIVAVAQNESKNSLFTLAERKKLVARSVNGWPNVEADSFQGLLVDYVQSRGGDAIIRGLRAVSDFEFEFQLALMNRKLNERVETIFMMPKDTYTFISSRLVKEIVRLGGDVSAFVPAQVRVALSAKFAKVKRR; the protein is encoded by the coding sequence ATGCGCACGGCGATTTATCCCGGCAGTTTCGATCCGATCACCAACGGCCATCTGGACGTGATTCAACGCGCGGCCAAGTTGTTTGACCGAGTCATCGTGGCGGTGGCGCAGAACGAAAGCAAAAATTCCCTGTTTACGCTCGCGGAGCGGAAGAAACTCGTTGCCCGGTCTGTCAATGGCTGGCCCAACGTCGAGGCGGATTCATTTCAGGGTTTGCTCGTGGATTACGTGCAAAGCCGCGGAGGCGACGCCATCATCCGCGGGTTGCGGGCGGTCTCCGACTTCGAGTTCGAGTTTCAACTTGCGCTGATGAACCGGAAGCTGAACGAGCGCGTGGAGACGATCTTCATGATGCCCAAGGATACCTACACGTTCATCAGTTCGCGTCTGGTGAAAGAGATTGTGCGGCTGGGCGGCGATGTGTCCGCTTTCGTCCCGGCGCAAGTAAGGGTGGCATTAAGCGCGAAGTTTGCTAAAGTGAAGCGCCGTTGA
- a CDS encoding 50S ribosomal protein L32 has product MGVPKRKPSRSRQRMRRAYNSVLKLPQLSTCPQCSAPYLPHRVCPACGFYKGRQVITVEAIG; this is encoded by the coding sequence ATGGGCGTACCAAAACGCAAACCATCGAGAAGTCGCCAGCGAATGCGACGGGCCTACAATAGCGTGCTGAAGCTGCCTCAACTCAGCACCTGTCCGCAATGTTCGGCTCCCTACCTGCCCCATCGCGTATGTCCCGCGTGCGGCTTTTACAAGGGCCGCCAGGTGATCACGGTTGAGGCCATCGGTTGA
- the plsX gene encoding phosphate acyltransferase PlsX, translating to MRIAVDVMGGDHGHGVVIDGVQHALQADLGLTEAYLVGERESIESYLKQANAHDRRIRIVHASEVLTMEDKPVEGLRRKKDCSILRAVDLVKEGKADALISPGNTGGLVAAATIRLRKLEGVERVGIATVIPSAENEFVLLDSGANVECRPMHLVHYAVMGTVYSREILGYKKPRVGILSNGTEDNKGNDLTLEAFKLCKQIDIHFIGNVEGHDLFHNRVDVVICDGFVGNIVLKTIESFAKGLIGWLQKELKKNPRRILGALLAKNAFRTIKRRMDPDAHGGAPLLGLNGNVMKAHGSARERAIMNAIRLSTRAIQNQINQIICQEIQRANERLAACKQAEPIPTSA from the coding sequence ATGCGAATCGCAGTGGATGTCATGGGAGGGGACCATGGGCACGGGGTTGTCATCGACGGCGTCCAACACGCGCTCCAGGCGGACCTGGGGTTGACCGAAGCTTACCTGGTGGGTGAACGGGAGAGCATCGAGTCATACCTCAAACAAGCCAACGCCCACGACCGCCGCATTCGGATCGTCCACGCCTCGGAAGTTCTCACCATGGAAGACAAGCCCGTGGAGGGTCTCCGACGGAAAAAGGATTGTTCGATCTTGCGCGCGGTGGATCTGGTCAAGGAGGGGAAAGCAGATGCCCTGATTTCACCCGGCAACACGGGAGGCCTCGTCGCTGCCGCTACCATTCGCTTGCGGAAGCTAGAGGGAGTGGAGCGCGTCGGGATAGCCACAGTCATCCCCTCCGCCGAAAACGAGTTTGTGCTGCTGGACTCCGGCGCGAACGTGGAATGCCGCCCCATGCACCTGGTGCATTACGCCGTGATGGGAACGGTGTACTCTCGCGAAATCCTTGGTTACAAAAAGCCGCGCGTCGGGATTCTCAGCAACGGGACCGAGGACAACAAGGGGAACGATCTCACGCTCGAGGCCTTCAAGCTCTGCAAACAAATCGACATCCATTTCATCGGCAACGTCGAGGGGCACGACCTGTTTCACAATCGAGTGGATGTGGTGATTTGCGACGGGTTCGTGGGCAACATTGTCTTGAAGACCATCGAGAGCTTCGCCAAGGGATTGATCGGCTGGCTCCAGAAAGAGCTGAAGAAGAATCCAAGACGCATTTTGGGCGCGCTCCTCGCCAAGAACGCCTTCCGCACGATCAAGCGCCGCATGGATCCTGATGCGCACGGCGGCGCCCCGTTGCTCGGTTTGAACGGCAATGTCATGAAAGCGCACGGCTCGGCGCGAGAACGGGCCATCATGAATGCCATCCGTCTGAGCACGCGGGCGATTCAAAACCAGATCAACCAGATCATCTGTCAGGAGATCCAACGCGCCAATGAACGTCTGGCCGCGTGCAAACAGGCTGAGCCGATTCCGACTTCCGCATGA
- a CDS encoding ketoacyl-ACP synthase III: MNPVASKKFKNPRAQHDFKGRTCSIVSVGSYVPERILRNVDLEKMVETTDEWITSRTGIRERRIAADDEFTSDIAAKAATRALVKARLQPEQIDMIVVATITPDMLFPSTACLVQQKIGAHRAAAFDIEAACSGFIYGLEIGQQFIMSRTYDTVLVIGAEKLSAIIDWSDRNTCVLFGDGAGAAILQNRPGSHGLLTACMGADGTKAHLLSMPGGGSRCPATSESVAARMHYLRMDGKETFKNAVNAMYTAARESLRRCEIDIRQINCIIPHQANRRIIDAVGERLGAEPEQLFVNLDKYGNTSAASVAIALDEAVECGRIQKGDLVLLVVFGAGLTWGAAVIEW, from the coding sequence ATGAATCCGGTCGCATCCAAGAAATTCAAGAACCCCCGGGCGCAACACGATTTCAAAGGCCGCACGTGCTCGATCGTCTCCGTGGGTTCCTATGTCCCGGAACGGATTCTCCGAAACGTGGATCTTGAAAAGATGGTCGAGACCACCGACGAGTGGATCACTTCCCGGACCGGAATCCGCGAACGCCGAATCGCCGCCGATGACGAGTTTACGTCCGATATCGCGGCCAAAGCAGCCACTCGCGCCCTCGTCAAGGCGAGGCTTCAGCCGGAGCAGATCGACATGATTGTCGTCGCGACCATCACACCCGACATGCTCTTCCCATCCACGGCATGCCTGGTTCAACAGAAGATCGGGGCCCACCGGGCGGCAGCGTTCGATATCGAGGCTGCCTGTTCGGGGTTCATTTACGGACTGGAGATCGGACAGCAGTTCATCATGTCACGCACTTACGACACGGTGCTGGTGATCGGAGCAGAGAAGTTGTCCGCGATCATCGATTGGTCAGATCGGAACACCTGCGTGCTTTTCGGCGATGGGGCCGGGGCGGCGATCCTTCAAAATCGCCCTGGCAGCCATGGTTTGCTGACCGCGTGCATGGGCGCTGACGGCACGAAAGCTCACTTGCTGTCCATGCCCGGCGGGGGCAGTCGTTGCCCGGCCACGTCGGAATCGGTCGCGGCCCGAATGCACTATTTGCGGATGGACGGGAAAGAGACCTTCAAGAACGCCGTCAACGCGATGTACACCGCGGCTCGGGAATCCCTGCGCCGTTGCGAGATCGATATCCGTCAGATCAATTGCATCATCCCGCATCAAGCCAACCGGCGGATCATCGACGCCGTGGGCGAACGCCTCGGAGCCGAGCCGGAACAACTTTTCGTCAATCTCGACAAATACGGCAATACCTCTGCGGCATCCGTGGCCATCGCGCTGGACGAAGCGGTTGAGTGCGGCAGAATCCAGAAAGGAGACCTGGTCCTGTTGGTTGTGTTTGGCGCCGGCCTGACCTGGGGCGCGGCGGTGATCGAATGGTAG